Proteins encoded in a region of the Acidimicrobiia bacterium genome:
- the rpmE gene encoding 50S ribosomal protein L31, translated as MKPDIHPEYVTCVVHCSCGNEFTTRSTVPSMRAELCAECHPFYTGKQKLVDTGGRVERFNRRYDKAKKK; from the coding sequence ATGAAGCCCGACATCCACCCCGAATACGTCACGTGCGTCGTGCATTGCTCGTGCGGCAACGAGTTCACCACGCGCTCCACGGTGCCCTCGATGCGAGCGGAGCTCTGCGCCGAGTGCCATCCCTTCTATACGGGCAAGCAGAAGCTCGTGGACACCGGGGGTCGAGTCGAGCGGTTCAACCGCCGATACGACAAGGCCAAGAAGAAGTAG
- a CDS encoding DUF1385 domain-containing protein produces the protein MARNPDQPRYMGGQAVMEGVMMRGLNSWAVAVRNPEGEIELEVHDAPRWTERWSHLPLVRGVITLGESLNLGFKALAWSADRQLPEEERISSRAMGWTMGIALVFFLAVFLVLPALGTSALGNALDVKGFEYHLLEGGIRMGIFLGYLALIGLIPDIKRVFMYHGAEHKAIAAYENDVELTPESAQRFTTEHVRCGTNFLLTVMVVTIFVYSFVGRPALPLLVLSRIVLIPLVAGIAYEVIRFSARHMEWRWVRVLMKPGLALQKLTTREPNLEQLEVAILSLRAVMTAEQLAEVEARPKSTAPVGRGRPTFSTA, from the coding sequence GTGGCCCGCAATCCCGACCAACCGCGGTACATGGGCGGCCAGGCCGTCATGGAGGGCGTGATGATGCGCGGCCTGAACAGCTGGGCCGTCGCCGTGCGCAACCCAGAGGGCGAGATCGAGCTCGAGGTGCACGACGCGCCGCGCTGGACCGAGCGTTGGTCACACCTCCCGCTCGTGCGTGGGGTCATCACGTTGGGCGAGTCGCTCAACCTCGGGTTCAAGGCCCTCGCCTGGTCCGCCGACCGGCAGCTGCCGGAAGAGGAGCGGATCTCATCGCGCGCGATGGGCTGGACCATGGGAATCGCCCTGGTGTTCTTCCTCGCGGTGTTCCTTGTGCTCCCCGCGCTCGGCACGAGCGCGCTCGGCAACGCGCTGGATGTGAAGGGCTTCGAGTACCACCTGCTCGAGGGCGGCATCCGCATGGGGATCTTCCTCGGGTACCTGGCCCTGATCGGCCTCATCCCCGATATCAAGCGCGTGTTCATGTACCACGGCGCGGAGCACAAGGCGATCGCCGCGTACGAGAACGACGTCGAGCTCACGCCGGAGTCGGCGCAGCGCTTCACCACCGAGCACGTGCGTTGCGGCACGAACTTCCTGCTCACCGTCATGGTTGTCACGATCTTCGTGTACTCCTTCGTCGGACGCCCTGCGCTCCCGCTGCTCGTGTTGTCGCGCATCGTGCTCATCCCACTCGTCGCGGGCATCGCGTACGAGGTCATCCGGTTCTCGGCTCGCCACATGGAGTGGCGCTGGGTGCGCGTGCTGATGAAGCCCGGCCTGGCGCTCCAAAAGCTCACGACGCGCGAGCCCAACCTCGAGCAGCTCGAGGTGGCCATCCTCTCGCTGCGTGCCGTGATGACGGCCGAGCAGCTCGCCGAGGTGGAGGCCCGCCCGAAGTCCACGGCCCCGGTCGGCCGCGGTCGCCCCACCTTCAGCACCGCCTGA